The Prinia subflava isolate CZ2003 ecotype Zambia chromosome 21, Cam_Psub_1.2, whole genome shotgun sequence genome window below encodes:
- the HP1BP3 gene encoding heterochromatin protein 1-binding protein 3 isoform X2: MSTDLSEAEPMHHKALPLLTGAQLIHTDKLSEKVEDDTMPIRRSVNASSRETPPKSKPVEGEEVKADAEVTSEESASVGEEQETETLPAASSEAEQPKEPENEGKEETKSSEETKKDEKDQSKEKEKKVKKTIPAWATLSASQLARAQKQTQMAATSRPKMDAILTEAIKACFQKSGASVVAIRKYIIHKYPSLELERRGYLLKQALKRELERGIIRQVKGKGASGSFVVVSNAGKTVPKARDRKKSTSAPSAEQQVKLEDVLPLAFTRLCEPKEASYSLIKKYVSQYYPKLKVDVRPQLLKNALQRAVEKGQLEQITGKGASGTFQERRPTWCRGACPDLVWENFVLMLFSSSLENS; the protein is encoded by the exons atgtCGACTGATCTGTCTGAAGCTGAACCCATGCATCATAAGGCGCTTCCACTCTTAACGGGAGCTCAGCTGATCCACACGGACAAGTTAAGTGAG AAAGTGGAAGACGACACAATGCCAATCCGTCGCTCAGTGAATGCTTCTTCCCGGGAAACTCCTCCCAAAAGCAAACCTGTCGAAGGGGAAGAGGTCAAAGCAG ATGCAGAAGTCACCTCTGAGGAATCTGCCTCTGTTGGAGAGGAACAAGAGACTGAAACCCTGCCTGCTGCATCCAGTGAAGCAGAACAGCCAAAGGAACCTGAGaatgaagggaaggaggaaacaAAGTCCTCAGAAGAAACCAAAAAGGA CGAGAAGGATCAGTctaaggagaaggagaagaaggtgaagaagacCATCCCTGCGTGGGCCACGCTCTCTGCCAGCCAGCTGGCTCGGGCACAGAAGCAGACTCAGATGGCAGCCACCTCCCGGCCCAAAATGGATGCCATTTTAACTGAGGCCATCAAG gcCTGCTTTCAGAAGAGTGGTGCCTCGGTGGTTGCAATACGGAAATACATCATCCACAAATACCcttccctggagctggagaggaggggATACCTCCTGAAGCAAGCACTGaaaagggagctggagaggggaatCATTAGGCAG GTGAAAGGAAAGGGGGCTTCTGGGAGCTTTGTGGTGGTGTCTAATGCAGGAAAAACTGTTCCAAAAGCCAGAGACAGAAAG AAAAGCACTTCAGCTCcaagtgcagagcagcaggtgaaACTGGAGGATGTCCTGCCGCTGGCCTTCACCCGCCTGTGTGAGCCCAAGGAAGCTTCTTACAGCCTGATCAAGAAATATGTGTCTCAGTATTACCCCAAACTCAAAGTAGATGTAAG ACCCCAGCTGCTGAAGAACGCCCTGCAGAGAGCTGTAGAGAAGGGCCAGTTAGAGCAGATCACAGGGAAGGGAGCATCTGGGACATTCCAG GAGCGCCGACCCACCTGGTGCAGAGGAGCTTGTCCTGACCTGGTTTGGGAGAATTTTGTCTTGatgcttttctcttcctccttggAAAATAGCTGA
- the HP1BP3 gene encoding heterochromatin protein 1-binding protein 3 isoform X1 encodes MSTDLSEAEPMHHKALPLLTGAQLIHTDKLSEKVEDDTMPIRRSVNASSRETPPKSKPVEGEEVKADAEVTSEESASVGEEQETETLPAASSEAEQPKEPENEGKEETKSSEETKKDEKDQSKEKEKKVKKTIPAWATLSASQLARAQKQTQMAATSRPKMDAILTEAIKACFQKSGASVVAIRKYIIHKYPSLELERRGYLLKQALKRELERGIIRQVKGKGASGSFVVVSNAGKTVPKARDRKKSTSAPSAEQQVKLEDVLPLAFTRLCEPKEASYSLIKKYVSQYYPKLKVDVRPQLLKNALQRAVEKGQLEQITGKGASGTFQLKKSGEKPLLGGTLMEDAILSAIAAMNEPKTCSTTALKKYILENYPGTNSNFQVHLLKRTLQKCEKNGWMEQISGKGFSGTFQLCFPYYPSPDVLYPEKQQDEDSEESDEEEEEESEEEEESEEEESEEEEPPPKKRMQKRPAPKSRSRAPPMKRRESKPKPRKAPTARRGKAKPPPKVKTPAKKAKPAAPAIKKASGGSSSKKPAASGRKEVKPAAKGKSTVRKSLRAKK; translated from the exons atgtCGACTGATCTGTCTGAAGCTGAACCCATGCATCATAAGGCGCTTCCACTCTTAACGGGAGCTCAGCTGATCCACACGGACAAGTTAAGTGAG AAAGTGGAAGACGACACAATGCCAATCCGTCGCTCAGTGAATGCTTCTTCCCGGGAAACTCCTCCCAAAAGCAAACCTGTCGAAGGGGAAGAGGTCAAAGCAG ATGCAGAAGTCACCTCTGAGGAATCTGCCTCTGTTGGAGAGGAACAAGAGACTGAAACCCTGCCTGCTGCATCCAGTGAAGCAGAACAGCCAAAGGAACCTGAGaatgaagggaaggaggaaacaAAGTCCTCAGAAGAAACCAAAAAGGA CGAGAAGGATCAGTctaaggagaaggagaagaaggtgaagaagacCATCCCTGCGTGGGCCACGCTCTCTGCCAGCCAGCTGGCTCGGGCACAGAAGCAGACTCAGATGGCAGCCACCTCCCGGCCCAAAATGGATGCCATTTTAACTGAGGCCATCAAG gcCTGCTTTCAGAAGAGTGGTGCCTCGGTGGTTGCAATACGGAAATACATCATCCACAAATACCcttccctggagctggagaggaggggATACCTCCTGAAGCAAGCACTGaaaagggagctggagaggggaatCATTAGGCAG GTGAAAGGAAAGGGGGCTTCTGGGAGCTTTGTGGTGGTGTCTAATGCAGGAAAAACTGTTCCAAAAGCCAGAGACAGAAAG AAAAGCACTTCAGCTCcaagtgcagagcagcaggtgaaACTGGAGGATGTCCTGCCGCTGGCCTTCACCCGCCTGTGTGAGCCCAAGGAAGCTTCTTACAGCCTGATCAAGAAATATGTGTCTCAGTATTACCCCAAACTCAAAGTAGATGTAAG ACCCCAGCTGCTGAAGAACGCCCTGCAGAGAGCTGTAGAGAAGGGCCAGTTAGAGCAGATCACAGGGAAGGGAGCATCTGGGACATTCCAG CTGAAGAAATCAGGGGAGAAGCCCCTGCTGGGTGGGACTCTGATGGAAGATGCCATCCTGTCTGCTATTGCGGCCATGAACGAACCGAAGACCTGCTCCACCACAGCACTGAAGAAGTATATCCTGGAAAATTACCCAGGGACCAACTCCAACTTCCAGG tGCATCTACTGAAGAGAACCCTGCAGAAATGTGAGAAGAATGGGTGGATGGAGCAAATTTCTGGGAAGGGCTTCAGTGGAACCTTTCAGCTTTGCTTCCCTTATTATCCCAG CCCAGATGTGCTCTAtccagagaagcagcaggatgaggattCTGAGGAATCtgatgaggaagaagaggaagaatctgaggaggaagaagaatctgaagaggaagagtctgaGGAGGAAGAGCCACCACCAAAGAAGAG GATGCAGAAGAGACCAGCCCCCAAATCCCGGAGCAGGGCCCCTCCGATGAAGCGAAGAGAGTCCAAACCCAAGCCAAGGAAAGCCCCCACTGCCCGCCGGGGCAAAGCAAAGCCCCCTCCCAAGGTCAAAACCCCTGCTAAGAAAGCCAaaccagcagccccagccatCAAGAAAGCCTCTGGTGGCAGCTCTTCCAAGAAACCAGCAGCCAGTGGGAGGAAGGAAGTGAAGCCAGCTGCCAAGGGCAAATCCACCGTGAGGAAATCTCTCCGGgcaaaaaagtaa